In the genome of Fulvivirga maritima, one region contains:
- a CDS encoding glycoside hydrolase family 3 C-terminal domain-containing protein, producing MNIFIRFSRAALLLCMVACTTVETTEVSEKEEPKNPLMLHEKEIDDLISKMTLEEKVGMIHASSSFTSGGVERLGIPELTMSDGPHGVRPEHGRDWALDNEGTDSASYLPASITLASTWNPELGYAYGEVLGSEANKRGKDVILGPGINIMRTPLNGRNFEYQGEDPYLVSKMAVGYIRGVQDQGVAASLKHYLANNQEIKRSSINVEMSERALREIYLPGFEAAVKEGNVYTVMGSYNQFRGQFATHNEYLINDVLKDEWGFKGLVMSDWGAVHDTKQALEYGTDIEMGTDLNQMPNIDYSKFFMGDTVLTLVENGTIDEALIDDKVRRILRVMYATHMFDERPGGSINTPAHQKTAEKVAEEGIVLLKNDGFLPLSKEVKKIAVIGANADYSMSMGGGSSQVRAIHEITPLKGIKAVVGDKVEITYAPGFEISKEEAVNETLVAEAVKAAAEADYVVYVGGWNHGFGTDWNAGRYDMEGVDKPSLKMPVQQDELIKKVIAANPKTAVVLMGGGAMDVSQWLADVPAILFAGYPGMEGGTALAKILFGDANPSGKLTFTFPKSLEDSPAHAMGEYPGDADTLNVHYNEGVFVGYRYNDTYNVEPQFAFGHGLSYTTFELKDLKISKTGNTLVGNVTVSNTGDKEGAEVVQIYVHDVESSVKRPVKELKAFEKVSLKPGESKNITFQLNEDAFKYYDEAKHGWILEAGDFEIWVGSASDDIQLKETVTM from the coding sequence ATGAATATTTTTATACGATTTTCAAGGGCGGCTTTGCTATTGTGCATGGTGGCCTGTACTACTGTAGAAACTACGGAGGTATCAGAAAAGGAAGAGCCTAAAAATCCTTTGATGCTTCATGAAAAGGAGATTGATGATCTCATAAGCAAAATGACATTGGAAGAAAAAGTGGGAATGATCCACGCTAGCTCTTCTTTTACTTCTGGTGGAGTAGAGCGGTTAGGTATCCCTGAACTTACCATGTCAGATGGTCCTCACGGAGTAAGACCTGAGCATGGCCGTGACTGGGCATTAGATAATGAAGGAACTGACTCTGCCAGCTATCTTCCAGCAAGCATCACTTTGGCTTCTACCTGGAATCCTGAACTAGGTTACGCCTATGGAGAGGTATTAGGTAGTGAGGCCAATAAGAGAGGCAAAGATGTGATTCTTGGTCCTGGTATTAATATTATGAGAACGCCGCTTAACGGACGTAACTTCGAATACCAAGGTGAAGACCCTTATCTGGTTTCTAAAATGGCTGTGGGATATATCCGCGGAGTGCAAGATCAAGGTGTTGCAGCATCTTTAAAACATTATCTTGCTAATAATCAGGAAATAAAAAGATCTTCAATTAATGTGGAGATGAGCGAAAGAGCCCTTAGAGAAATCTATCTGCCTGGATTTGAAGCAGCAGTAAAAGAAGGTAATGTTTATACTGTTATGGGTTCATATAATCAGTTTAGAGGTCAATTTGCAACTCATAATGAATACCTAATTAATGATGTGTTGAAAGATGAGTGGGGTTTCAAAGGTCTTGTAATGAGTGACTGGGGAGCTGTTCATGATACTAAACAGGCATTGGAATATGGTACTGATATAGAAATGGGAACTGATCTTAATCAAATGCCTAATATTGATTACTCTAAATTTTTCATGGGAGATACTGTACTCACTTTAGTAGAAAATGGAACTATAGATGAAGCTCTTATTGATGATAAAGTTCGTCGTATCCTTAGAGTAATGTATGCTACTCATATGTTTGACGAAAGACCAGGTGGTAGCATCAATACACCTGCCCATCAGAAAACTGCTGAAAAAGTAGCTGAAGAAGGAATTGTATTATTAAAAAATGATGGATTCTTGCCGCTAAGCAAAGAGGTGAAGAAGATAGCCGTTATTGGTGCTAATGCAGATTACAGCATGTCAATGGGCGGAGGCAGTAGCCAGGTAAGAGCGATACATGAAATTACACCATTAAAAGGAATCAAAGCCGTGGTAGGAGATAAAGTAGAGATTACTTATGCCCCAGGTTTTGAAATATCTAAAGAAGAAGCTGTAAATGAAACTTTAGTGGCAGAAGCTGTTAAAGCAGCTGCGGAAGCTGATTATGTAGTATATGTTGGAGGCTGGAATCACGGTTTTGGAACAGACTGGAATGCTGGACGCTATGACATGGAAGGCGTAGATAAACCCAGCTTAAAAATGCCTGTTCAGCAAGATGAATTGATCAAAAAAGTAATTGCTGCTAACCCTAAAACAGCAGTAGTGCTAATGGGAGGTGGAGCTATGGATGTGAGCCAGTGGTTGGCTGATGTTCCTGCTATTTTGTTTGCCGGATACCCTGGGATGGAAGGAGGAACAGCATTGGCTAAAATCCTCTTCGGAGATGCTAACCCTTCAGGTAAACTTACTTTCACATTCCCTAAGTCATTAGAAGATTCTCCAGCTCATGCTATGGGTGAGTATCCTGGTGACGCTGACACTTTAAATGTTCATTATAATGAAGGTGTGTTTGTAGGTTACAGATATAATGATACTTATAATGTGGAACCTCAATTTGCGTTTGGTCACGGATTGTCTTATACTACTTTTGAATTGAAGGATCTTAAAATATCTAAAACAGGAAATACTTTAGTTGGTAATGTAACCGTAAGCAATACTGGTGATAAAGAAGGCGCAGAAGTAGTGCAGATTTATGTTCATGATGTAGAATCATCAGTAAAAAGACCGGTGAAAGAATTAAAGGCCTTCGAAAAAGTATCATTAAAACCTGGAGAGAGTAAAAACATCACTTTCCAACTAAATGAAGATGCTTTCAAGTATTACGATGAAGCTAAACACGGCTGGATTTTAGAAGCAGGAGATTTTGAAATTTGGGTTGGAAGTGCTTCTGATGATATTCAATTGAAGGAAACCGTTACTATGTAA